The following proteins are co-located in the Microbacterium immunditiarum genome:
- a CDS encoding PucR family transcriptional regulator: MPVSPGSSAVIADAPSLGTLPSLGTLMDRFGAGLLSLESGPLDRRRRVSAVNLYDPASRIPLDADAIVLDMTATDAESAVARVRECAAARASALVLRSPVPSTPELSRAAEEGCVAVLGLADGASWMQIATFLTRALQIDAIGTPEAATDPGTDLFELANSLASLVHAPITIEDLSSRVLAFSADQAGTDEARRLTILGLQVPDTYSETVRQRGLFRQIYTSDRPVFMASPHPEVLPRVAMRVKAGEELLGSIWAIVSEPLSAQREQGMVEAARLVALTMLRARVAADASQRLRAGLVSQLLDGGARSREAAQQLNIADSPACVIALAAQHAEGRSEGDEARDEAQAQRTASAFSTYLQPIYPRAIAALLGGVIYAVLPLRSGGTAEAVSVARGFVERIETPSPLFAGVGDVLTEIAQLPESRRGADAALRVLRTRRRGGERVAEFSQVQVDALMLRVSDSLIADRVHPAGPLATLIEYDRDHDTTLVNTLRAWLDHFGDVTAASARCHVHKNTFRYRLTRIAEIADVDLTDPETRFGLMLQFRLFEI, from the coding sequence ATGCCTGTCTCCCCCGGCTCATCCGCCGTCATAGCCGACGCGCCGAGTCTCGGCACACTGCCCAGCCTCGGCACGCTCATGGACCGCTTCGGAGCGGGACTGCTCTCCCTCGAATCGGGTCCGCTCGACCGCCGCCGGCGCGTATCCGCCGTGAACCTGTACGACCCCGCCTCGCGCATCCCGCTCGACGCCGACGCGATCGTGCTCGACATGACGGCGACCGACGCAGAGTCCGCGGTGGCGCGTGTGCGCGAGTGTGCTGCCGCGCGGGCATCCGCCCTCGTGCTGCGCAGTCCCGTGCCGTCGACGCCCGAGCTCTCGCGCGCCGCGGAGGAAGGGTGCGTCGCCGTCCTCGGCCTCGCCGACGGCGCGTCGTGGATGCAGATCGCGACGTTCCTCACGCGTGCGCTGCAGATCGACGCGATCGGCACGCCGGAGGCCGCGACCGATCCCGGCACCGACCTCTTCGAACTTGCGAACTCGCTCGCGTCGCTCGTGCACGCGCCGATCACGATCGAGGACCTGTCGTCGCGCGTGCTCGCGTTTTCGGCCGACCAGGCCGGAACGGACGAGGCGCGGCGGCTGACGATCCTCGGCCTCCAGGTGCCCGACACGTACAGCGAGACCGTGCGGCAGCGCGGGCTCTTCCGGCAGATCTACACGTCCGATCGTCCGGTGTTCATGGCATCGCCGCATCCGGAGGTCCTTCCCCGCGTCGCGATGCGGGTCAAGGCCGGCGAGGAGCTGCTGGGCTCGATCTGGGCGATCGTGTCGGAGCCCCTCAGCGCGCAGCGCGAGCAGGGGATGGTCGAGGCCGCACGGCTCGTCGCGCTCACGATGCTGCGCGCGCGCGTCGCCGCAGACGCGTCGCAGCGCCTGCGCGCGGGTCTCGTGTCGCAGCTCCTCGACGGGGGCGCGCGCTCGCGCGAGGCCGCGCAGCAGCTCAACATCGCGGACTCCCCCGCGTGCGTCATCGCCCTCGCGGCGCAGCACGCGGAGGGTCGCTCCGAGGGCGACGAAGCGCGCGACGAGGCCCAGGCGCAGCGCACCGCGAGCGCCTTCAGCACGTACCTCCAGCCGATCTACCCGCGCGCGATCGCGGCGCTGCTCGGCGGCGTGATCTACGCGGTGCTCCCGCTGCGCTCCGGCGGGACGGCCGAAGCGGTGTCGGTGGCGCGCGGCTTCGTCGAGCGCATCGAGACGCCCTCGCCGCTGTTCGCGGGCGTCGGGGATGTCCTGACCGAGATCGCGCAGCTGCCGGAATCGCGGCGGGGGGCGGATGCCGCGCTCCGCGTACTGCGGACGAGGCGGCGCGGAGGCGAGCGCGTCGCGGAGTTCTCGCAGGTGCAGGTCGACGCGCTCATGCTGCGCGTGTCGGACTCGCTCATCGCCGACCGCGTCCACCCCGCGGGTCCGCTCGCGACCCTCATCGAGTACGACCGAGACCACGACACGACGCTCGTCAACACGCTGCGCGCGTGGCTCGATCACTTCGGCGACGTGACCGCGGCATCCGCGCGGTGCCATGTGCACAAGAACACGTTCCGGTACCGCCTGACGCGGATCGCCGAGATCGCGGACGTCGACCTGACCGATCCCGAGACCCGCTTCGGCCTCATGCTGCAGTTCCGGCTCTTCGAGATCTGA